One genomic window of Prochlorococcus sp. MIT 0603 includes the following:
- a CDS encoding DNA gyrase/topoisomerase IV subunit A: MAKERLQPISLHQEMQRSYLEYAMSVIVGRALPDCRDGLKPVQRRILYAMHELGLTPERPYRKCARVVGDVLGKYHPHGDQAVYDALVRLVQDFASRYPVLDGHGNFGSIDDDPPAAMRYTETRLAPIANEALLSEIDSKTVDFSPNFDGSQQEPDVLPAQLPFLILNGCAGIAVGMATNIPPHNINEIINGLIALIKKPNLNDAKLIEIIPGPDFPTGGEILISNGIQETYLKGKGSIPMRGITHTEEINPGKGKHRKKGIVITELPYQVNKASWIEKLAELVNNSKVEGIADIRDESDRDGMRIVVELKRDVETELIKKFLYQKTNLQTNFSATLLGLVNGQPKQLSLRELLTIFLEYRELTIIKRTKNQLKKIQDRLEVVEGLIKALRNLKIVIDLLENAKDAIEAKIKLMNALKLNERQSEGILAMPLRKLTNLETQALYKESEVLKDEENSLKKLLNNRDELLSVMINEFKHLKKQYGSKRKTKLIEGGDELVAERNAQLRPNAELQRKQAFEKLAKDGYLLIQDDNQVKILRPQILDKLNLTKSCLLGDEPSPGRLIWPIEKQPKILAITNLGKVGLLKWEFAGNHPGTIDKFIPSGLEEEEITSLLPLYKQNNLSIGLLTSDGRFKRIDLNEVIDMSGRAATVLKLKEKIILKASFLCPLNGYLIIVSDIGRILKIKITEESLPLMGKLAQGSIILRLFPGEEIVGGITVGENEKADIVLISEEGTVIKYSVNDIRLCNKGDLGTIGIKLQEYKNKKDRIIQIYNGNQLIGIKTNHGRNGRVDSNQIKELSTNIEHKKAFNLYENEFLEKIIPLTNKRE; the protein is encoded by the coding sequence ATGGCTAAAGAGCGTCTTCAACCCATATCGCTGCATCAAGAAATGCAGCGTTCTTATCTCGAATACGCGATGAGCGTAATCGTGGGAAGAGCATTGCCAGATTGCAGAGATGGACTGAAGCCAGTTCAAAGAAGAATTTTATATGCAATGCATGAATTAGGTTTAACTCCTGAAAGACCTTATAGAAAGTGTGCACGTGTAGTAGGAGACGTACTAGGAAAATATCACCCTCATGGAGATCAAGCTGTCTATGACGCACTAGTGAGACTAGTTCAAGACTTTGCAAGTAGATATCCAGTACTAGATGGTCATGGAAATTTTGGATCGATTGATGATGATCCACCAGCAGCCATGCGTTATACAGAAACACGTTTGGCTCCTATTGCTAATGAAGCTCTCCTTAGTGAAATTGATTCAAAAACTGTTGATTTCAGCCCTAATTTTGACGGTTCGCAACAAGAGCCAGATGTATTACCAGCACAATTACCTTTTTTAATTCTTAATGGATGTGCAGGAATAGCTGTAGGAATGGCAACGAATATTCCTCCACATAATATAAATGAAATAATTAATGGATTAATAGCACTTATAAAAAAACCAAATTTAAATGATGCAAAATTAATAGAAATTATTCCAGGACCAGATTTTCCAACAGGTGGAGAAATACTAATAAGCAATGGAATACAAGAAACTTATTTAAAAGGAAAAGGAAGTATACCTATGAGGGGAATTACACATACAGAAGAAATAAATCCGGGAAAAGGAAAGCATAGGAAAAAGGGAATCGTAATTACTGAACTGCCATACCAAGTTAATAAAGCGAGTTGGATAGAAAAACTTGCAGAACTAGTTAACAATTCAAAAGTTGAAGGAATAGCTGATATAAGAGATGAAAGTGATCGTGATGGAATGAGAATAGTTGTTGAATTAAAAAGAGATGTTGAGACTGAACTTATAAAGAAATTTTTATATCAAAAAACAAATTTACAAACTAATTTTAGTGCGACATTATTAGGACTAGTAAATGGACAGCCAAAACAATTATCATTAAGGGAATTATTAACTATATTTTTAGAATATAGAGAATTAACTATCATTAAAAGAACTAAAAATCAATTAAAAAAGATACAAGATAGATTGGAAGTTGTTGAAGGTTTAATAAAGGCTCTTAGAAATCTAAAAATAGTAATAGATCTACTTGAAAATGCAAAAGATGCGATTGAAGCCAAAATAAAATTAATGAATGCTTTGAAGCTTAATGAAAGACAATCAGAAGGAATTCTTGCAATGCCATTAAGGAAACTTACAAATTTAGAGACGCAAGCATTATATAAAGAATCCGAAGTGCTAAAAGATGAAGAAAATAGTTTAAAGAAACTTTTAAACAATAGAGACGAATTGCTATCTGTAATGATAAATGAATTTAAACACCTTAAAAAGCAATATGGATCTAAAAGAAAGACCAAACTAATAGAAGGTGGAGATGAATTAGTTGCAGAAAGAAATGCACAATTACGACCTAATGCCGAGTTACAGAGAAAACAAGCTTTCGAAAAACTAGCAAAAGACGGATATTTATTAATACAAGATGACAATCAAGTGAAAATATTGCGTCCTCAAATTCTTGATAAACTAAATCTTACAAAAAGTTGTTTATTAGGTGACGAGCCTTCACCTGGTAGATTAATTTGGCCAATTGAAAAGCAACCAAAAATTCTTGCAATAACAAACCTTGGTAAGGTAGGTTTATTAAAATGGGAATTTGCAGGAAATCATCCTGGAACAATAGATAAATTTATACCATCAGGACTTGAAGAGGAAGAAATAACAAGCTTGTTGCCATTATATAAACAAAACAACCTCAGTATTGGATTACTTACTAGTGATGGAAGGTTCAAAAGAATAGATCTTAATGAAGTAATCGACATGTCCGGGAGAGCAGCGACAGTTTTAAAACTTAAAGAAAAAATAATATTAAAAGCATCTTTTTTATGCCCATTAAATGGATATTTAATTATAGTTAGTGATATTGGAAGAATATTAAAAATTAAAATTACAGAAGAATCTCTCCCACTTATGGGGAAACTTGCACAAGGTTCAATTATCTTAAGATTATTTCCAGGAGAAGAAATCGTTGGAGGAATAACAGTGGGTGAAAATGAAAAAGCAGATATAGTTCTAATCAGTGAAGAAGGAACTGTAATAAAATATTCAGTCAATGATATAAGGTTGTGTAACAAAGGTGATCTAGGAACAATAGGAATTAAATTGCAAGAATACAAAAATAAAAAAGATAGAATTATACAAATTTATAACGGAAATCAACTAATAGGAATCAAAACAAACCATGGAAGAAATGGTAGAGTAGATTCTAATCAAATTAAAGAATTATCTACAAATATAGAGCACAAAAAAGCATTTAATTTATATGAAAATGAATTTTTAGAAAAAATCATACCATTAACAAATAAAAGAGAATAA
- a CDS encoding alpha/beta hydrolase has product MKLKNYLIAGTFVLFSLVPTKVYSAEKINLYVNILSRSVSIKELEEFSKTGKETRILKKVLKDEDKETLKNLLKKEYKTPIKLTSRLLYSQIGEVILKKISKIMYPDKILDESTSIFALKSATILSISKENESINVLRFLKAYPSEVIAIDVIELSRVVNKVESMNELVKFFTDSPLEKLKSKSNATNL; this is encoded by the coding sequence ATGAAATTAAAAAATTATCTTATAGCAGGAACCTTTGTTTTATTTTCTTTAGTCCCAACAAAAGTATATTCTGCTGAAAAGATCAACTTGTATGTAAATATACTAAGTCGAAGTGTTAGCATTAAAGAATTGGAAGAATTTAGTAAAACTGGCAAAGAAACAAGAATCTTAAAAAAAGTACTTAAAGATGAAGACAAAGAAACATTAAAAAATCTACTTAAAAAAGAATATAAAACACCAATTAAATTAACGAGTAGATTACTATATAGTCAAATAGGAGAAGTAATACTGAAAAAAATATCAAAAATAATGTATCCAGATAAAATTCTCGATGAATCTACAAGTATATTTGCTTTAAAATCTGCAACTATCTTATCAATATCAAAAGAAAATGAATCTATTAATGTTCTTAGATTTTTAAAGGCATACCCTAGCGAAGTTATTGCAATAGATGTAATTGAGTTGAGTAGAGTCGTTAACAAAGTAGAATCGATGAATGAATTAGTCAAATTCTTTACTGACTCTCCATTGGAAAAACTAAAAAGCAAAAGCAATGCAACGAATCTCTAA
- the purL gene encoding phosphoribosylformylglycinamidine synthase subunit PurL gives MDLDMNELAFTRILENPAFSVDYDVLKALKKEGLKYQDYIEICNRLKRGPNRTELGMFGVMWSEHCCYRNSKPLLSNFPTKGKNILVGPGENAGVVDLGQGQRLAFKIESHNHPSAIEPFQGAATGVGGILRDIFTMGARPIALLNSLRFGPLDKDKNIGLLEGVVAGIAHYGNCVGVPTVGGEVGFHESYSGNPLVNAMALGLMETDDIVCSGASGIGYSVVYVGSTTGRDGMGGASFASSELTNSSIDDRPAVQVGDPFLEKGLIEGCLEAFKTEDVIAAQDMGAAGLTCSCSEMAAKGGVGIELNLDLVPAREKDMTPYEFLLSESQERMLFVVKPGSEVDIMNKFKKWGLYAAVVGKVLQDNIVRVTYKNEIVVNLPADALAENTPINQHHLINKVPDHIQSHWKWNESLLPLPNDLGIVHPLNNQEINWNDITLRLLDTPNIASKRWIYNQYDYQVQNNTLIVPGAADAAVIRLRSLDDNLIDSNRGVAVTVDCPNRWVALDPKRGAIASVAEAARNISCVGATPLAITNNLNFSSPDDPIGYWQLAMACKGITEACLALGTPVTGGNVSLYNETASLEGNKQPIQPTPVIGMIGLIDDINKIVKQGWIKSDHQIFLIGTSLVSQEQEFSLSASTYLETIFGKETGRPPLIDFAVEKSVQSFVRELISKGLIESAHDVSDGGLVVALAESCMSSDLGATCYLPETFNRIDNLLFGEGGSRILISIDPSNINAFKTCIKENSNSFSSLLLGTVNNSNILKINKNHLNLVNLSIPEMKKTFESSIPKRILSSKK, from the coding sequence ATGGATTTAGATATGAATGAATTGGCATTTACTCGAATACTTGAAAACCCTGCTTTTTCAGTTGATTATGATGTTCTTAAGGCCTTAAAAAAAGAAGGTTTAAAATATCAGGATTATATTGAAATATGTAATCGATTAAAAAGAGGTCCTAATAGAACAGAGTTAGGAATGTTTGGTGTTATGTGGTCAGAACATTGTTGTTATAGGAATTCAAAACCCTTGTTATCCAATTTTCCAACAAAAGGTAAGAATATTCTTGTTGGTCCTGGTGAAAATGCTGGTGTTGTTGATTTAGGTCAAGGTCAAAGATTAGCTTTTAAAATAGAGAGTCATAATCATCCTTCTGCGATAGAACCTTTTCAAGGTGCTGCAACAGGAGTTGGTGGTATTTTGCGAGATATTTTTACCATGGGTGCAAGACCTATTGCCCTCTTGAATTCTCTTAGATTTGGTCCCTTAGATAAGGACAAAAATATTGGATTATTAGAAGGTGTTGTTGCTGGAATCGCTCATTACGGAAATTGTGTAGGAGTACCTACTGTTGGTGGAGAAGTTGGTTTTCATGAGAGTTATTCGGGCAATCCATTAGTTAATGCAATGGCTTTAGGTTTAATGGAAACCGATGACATTGTTTGTTCTGGGGCTTCTGGCATTGGTTATTCAGTTGTTTACGTAGGTAGTACTACTGGAAGAGATGGTATGGGAGGAGCTAGTTTTGCAAGCTCTGAATTAACAAATTCTTCCATTGATGATCGTCCAGCAGTACAAGTTGGTGATCCTTTTTTAGAAAAAGGTTTAATTGAAGGATGTTTAGAAGCTTTTAAGACAGAAGATGTTATTGCTGCTCAAGATATGGGTGCAGCTGGTCTTACTTGTAGTTGTTCAGAAATGGCTGCGAAAGGTGGTGTTGGTATTGAATTAAATCTTGATTTAGTTCCCGCTAGAGAAAAAGATATGACACCGTATGAATTTTTGCTTTCTGAATCTCAAGAACGCATGCTCTTTGTTGTGAAGCCAGGCTCTGAGGTGGATATAATGAATAAATTTAAGAAGTGGGGATTATATGCTGCTGTTGTTGGAAAAGTTTTGCAAGATAATATTGTTCGCGTGACTTATAAAAATGAAATTGTTGTTAATTTGCCAGCAGATGCTTTGGCTGAAAATACACCTATCAATCAACATCACTTAATTAATAAAGTTCCAGACCATATTCAATCTCATTGGAAATGGAATGAATCTTTATTACCTTTGCCTAATGATTTAGGTATTGTTCATCCATTAAATAATCAAGAAATCAATTGGAATGATATTACTTTAAGATTATTAGATACTCCTAATATTGCATCAAAGCGGTGGATTTACAATCAGTATGATTATCAAGTTCAAAATAATACTCTTATTGTACCTGGAGCTGCAGATGCAGCTGTTATTAGGTTAAGGTCATTAGATGATAATTTAATTGATTCCAATCGTGGAGTTGCTGTGACAGTAGATTGTCCAAATAGATGGGTTGCTTTAGATCCAAAAAGAGGAGCAATTGCTTCTGTTGCAGAGGCTGCAAGAAATATTAGTTGTGTTGGAGCTACACCTTTAGCGATTACAAATAATTTGAACTTTTCTTCACCAGATGATCCAATTGGTTATTGGCAATTAGCTATGGCTTGTAAAGGTATTACTGAAGCTTGTTTAGCATTGGGAACCCCTGTTACTGGAGGTAATGTATCTTTATATAATGAAACTGCATCATTAGAAGGTAATAAGCAGCCAATACAACCAACCCCTGTTATTGGAATGATTGGTTTAATTGATGATATTAATAAAATTGTTAAACAAGGTTGGATTAAGTCTGATCATCAGATTTTCTTAATAGGTACTTCATTAGTATCTCAAGAGCAAGAATTTTCTTTAAGTGCGAGTACTTATCTTGAAACTATTTTTGGAAAAGAAACAGGAAGGCCTCCTTTAATTGATTTTGCTGTTGAAAAATCTGTTCAATCCTTCGTAAGAGAGTTAATTTCGAAAGGTTTAATTGAATCTGCTCATGATGTAAGTGATGGTGGGTTAGTAGTTGCTCTTGCTGAATCATGTATGTCATCTGATTTAGGTGCAACTTGTTATTTACCAGAAACTTTTAATCGTATAGATAATCTATTATTTGGAGAAGGAGGCTCTAGAATTTTAATAAGTATTGATCCTAGTAATATCAATGCTTTTAAAACTTGCATTAAAGAAAATTCCAACTCTTTTTCATCTTTATTATTAGGAACAGTTAATAATAGTAATATTCTTAAAATTAATAAAAATCATTTGAACTTAGTTAATTTATCAATTCCAGAAATGAAAAAAACTTTTGAAAGTTCTATTCCTAAAAGAATATTATCTAGTAAAAAATAA
- a CDS encoding tetratricopeptide repeat protein, protein MSIRNKKQTLCYLICGILSVNILSTIKPANAFVPYVYLPNEKTLKYTSIEIGLTASRYIQYGKIKEALSLAKLALSLNPNEVELWIILSKAQLGNNKLSEAYMSIEKAKEINEKSPAIWYTKASIEMQMGKTEKAIKSIEKTISLDRFNSNAYFLLGNARLIQLNYTKALKAFKKAASINPKFWQAINNEGLIYYELGFKNKAISTWRKVIKIESDPEPKLALAIALYALDKNNEEAIELAKKALQESPNYLFQEHQESQLWGKKLQEGSKKLFNSQKLKSVISTASANSNLKNKKEQ, encoded by the coding sequence ATGAGTATTAGAAATAAAAAACAAACACTCTGTTATTTAATCTGTGGAATTCTAAGTGTAAATATATTATCAACAATTAAACCTGCAAATGCTTTTGTACCGTATGTTTATTTGCCAAATGAAAAAACACTAAAATACACAAGTATTGAAATAGGTTTAACCGCTTCTAGATATATTCAATATGGAAAAATAAAAGAAGCTCTAAGTTTAGCAAAACTGGCATTAAGTTTAAACCCCAATGAAGTTGAATTATGGATTATTCTTTCAAAAGCACAATTAGGCAATAATAAGCTTTCAGAAGCTTATATGTCTATTGAAAAAGCTAAGGAAATCAATGAAAAAAGTCCAGCTATTTGGTATACAAAAGCATCAATTGAAATGCAGATGGGAAAAACAGAAAAAGCAATAAAATCAATAGAAAAAACAATAAGTCTTGATAGATTTAACAGTAATGCTTATTTTCTTTTAGGAAATGCAAGATTAATCCAGTTAAACTATACCAAGGCTTTAAAAGCATTTAAAAAAGCAGCAAGTATTAACCCTAAATTTTGGCAAGCAATTAATAATGAGGGGTTAATATATTATGAATTAGGCTTCAAAAACAAAGCAATATCAACTTGGAGAAAGGTAATAAAAATTGAATCCGATCCTGAACCAAAGCTTGCATTAGCAATTGCTTTATATGCACTTGATAAAAACAACGAAGAGGCTATTGAATTAGCTAAAAAAGCTTTACAAGAAAGTCCTAATTACTTATTTCAAGAACATCAAGAAAGTCAATTGTGGGGGAAAAAGCTTCAAGAAGGTAGCAAGAAGCTTTTCAATAGTCAAAAATTAAAGAGTGTAATAAGTACAGCTTCTGCGAATTCCAACCTTAAAAATAAAAAAGAACAATAA
- the thrC gene encoding threonine synthase — MLKKIKNKLSLKSSYEQWPGLIQAYKRWLPISNKTPIITLQEGATPLIELTYISNIIGRNIKLYAKYDGLNPTGSFKDRGMTMAISKAKEEGCKAVICASTGNTSASAAAYAKKGNMKCFVLIPDGYVAQGKLAQALVYGAEVLAIKGNFDKALNIVQKLANNFPITLVNSVNPYRLQGQKTAAFEIIDALGEAPDWLSIPMGNAGNISAYWMGFKEYFNAGISKRLPRMMGFQAEGSAPLVLGKTIEKPETIATAIRIGNPVNKEKANIVKQESDGEFISVSDDEIIKAYKLLGKEEGIFCEPASAASIAGILKIKDKIPKNTTIVCVLTGNGLKDPDCAIKNNDALFKSGIDPTLENVAKNMGF, encoded by the coding sequence ATGTTGAAAAAAATAAAAAATAAACTATCTCTAAAAAGTTCATATGAACAATGGCCAGGCTTAATCCAAGCTTATAAAAGATGGCTGCCTATTAGCAATAAGACACCAATAATAACTCTTCAAGAAGGAGCTACACCTTTAATAGAGTTAACTTATATAAGTAATATAATAGGAAGAAATATAAAATTATATGCAAAATATGACGGTCTAAATCCAACTGGTTCATTCAAAGACAGAGGTATGACAATGGCAATAAGTAAAGCAAAAGAAGAAGGTTGTAAAGCAGTGATTTGTGCAAGCACAGGTAATACTTCTGCATCTGCTGCTGCTTATGCAAAAAAAGGTAATATGAAATGCTTTGTATTAATTCCAGATGGATATGTTGCTCAAGGAAAACTAGCACAAGCATTAGTATACGGTGCAGAAGTATTAGCTATTAAAGGAAATTTTGATAAAGCATTAAATATTGTTCAAAAATTAGCAAATAACTTTCCAATAACTTTAGTAAACTCTGTAAATCCATATCGTTTACAAGGACAAAAAACTGCTGCTTTTGAAATTATAGATGCATTAGGAGAAGCTCCAGATTGGTTATCAATACCTATGGGAAATGCAGGAAACATTTCAGCCTATTGGATGGGCTTTAAAGAATATTTTAATGCTGGGATTAGTAAAAGATTACCTAGGATGATGGGATTCCAAGCAGAAGGATCAGCTCCATTAGTTTTAGGAAAAACAATAGAAAAACCTGAAACAATTGCAACGGCTATAAGAATAGGAAACCCTGTTAATAAAGAAAAAGCAAATATTGTAAAACAAGAATCTGATGGAGAATTTATAAGCGTAAGTGATGATGAAATAATTAAAGCTTATAAATTACTAGGCAAAGAAGAAGGTATTTTCTGTGAACCCGCAAGTGCTGCATCAATTGCTGGGATATTAAAAATAAAAGATAAGATACCTAAAAACACAACAATTGTCTGTGTTTTAACAGGAAACGGCTTAAAAGATCCAGATTGTGCAATAAAAAATAATGATGCCTTATTTAAATCTGGTATAGATCCAACACTAGAAAATGTAGCTAAAAATATGGGGTTTTGA
- a CDS encoding PRC-barrel domain-containing protein — translation MSIPTQYLLSNLLQQNVRCNYGIDHGTGVIAWMYPPVHRLLGWASRPSKISLKRSVWRLDQIKSIRHEEVIVKGDPADSDQATINRFPTLLEASLLNKNGEKIANIADLIFDTKTGNILYYLVSRTNPKIPGTSRWRFDLDCILDQEPGCVTSSIYNLEDLPLVKSSLRQDFLKQSKKIRENFVEISNLANEKLEGWLDEPLVDNSQRTITDDFSDSDIDDNYFDQKEYNRTDIYNDNEEDPWI, via the coding sequence TTGTCTATTCCTACACAGTATCTTTTAAGTAATCTTTTACAGCAAAATGTTCGCTGTAACTATGGTATAGATCATGGTACTGGTGTTATAGCTTGGATGTATCCTCCTGTTCATAGATTATTAGGTTGGGCTAGTAGACCTTCTAAAATAAGTTTAAAAAGAAGTGTATGGCGGTTAGATCAAATTAAATCTATTAGACATGAAGAAGTTATAGTCAAAGGAGACCCTGCTGATTCTGATCAGGCAACAATTAATAGATTTCCGACTTTACTTGAGGCATCATTATTGAATAAAAATGGAGAAAAAATTGCTAATATAGCTGACTTGATTTTTGATACTAAAACTGGAAATATTTTATATTATTTAGTTTCCCGTACTAATCCTAAGATACCGGGAACTAGTAGATGGAGATTTGATTTAGATTGTATACTCGATCAAGAACCAGGATGTGTAACATCTTCTATTTATAATTTAGAAGATTTACCTCTTGTTAAAAGTAGTCTTAGGCAGGATTTTTTAAAACAAAGTAAAAAGATTAGGGAGAATTTTGTTGAAATATCTAATTTGGCAAATGAAAAATTAGAGGGTTGGTTAGATGAACCTTTAGTAGATAATTCACAGAGAACTATTACTGATGATTTTTCTGATTCAGATATTGATGATAATTATTTTGATCAAAAAGAATATAATAGAACTGATATATATAATGATAATGAAGAAGATCCATGGATTTAG
- the purF gene encoding amidophosphoribosyltransferase, with protein sequence MCGIVGVVSNQQVNQQIYDSLLLLQHRGQDSTGIATMDGNVFHIHKAKGQVKEGYRTRNMRALKGDIGIGHVRYATSGSADRENEAQPFYVNAPYGIILVHNGNLTNTRELEKELFSIDRRHTNSSSDTEMLLNILATEIQSNIHNTSLSPENIFTAISSLHKRVQGSYAAIALISGYGLLAFRDPFGIRPLVLGRRFDEQGKQEWIVASESLVLENNDFDVVRDVLPGEAIFISDEGEFFSKQCSSNPQLFPCSFEYVYLARPDSVMNGISVYEARLRMGDNLANTIKKQINSGDIDVVMPIPDSSRPSAMQVARQLGLEYREGFFKNRYVGRTFIMPGQAQRKKSVRQKLNAMSSEFKGKNVLLVDDSIVRGTTSREIVQMAKFAGANKVIFTSAAPPIRYPHVYGINMPSKHELIAYNKSINEVQDLLLSDSLVYQEINDLESAILKRSDVQHLDMSCFNGHYVTGNVSEEYLEWVESKYSS encoded by the coding sequence ATGTGTGGCATAGTAGGCGTAGTTTCTAATCAACAAGTTAATCAACAAATTTATGATAGTTTGCTGTTACTTCAACATAGAGGTCAAGACTCTACTGGAATAGCAACAATGGATGGTAATGTATTTCATATCCATAAAGCTAAAGGGCAAGTTAAAGAAGGCTATAGAACTAGAAATATGAGAGCTTTAAAAGGAGATATTGGAATTGGTCATGTAAGATATGCAACTTCAGGATCGGCAGATCGTGAAAATGAAGCACAACCTTTTTATGTAAATGCACCTTATGGAATTATACTTGTTCATAATGGAAATCTTACTAATACTAGAGAATTAGAAAAAGAACTTTTTAGTATTGATAGAAGACATACTAATTCTTCTAGTGATACTGAAATGTTATTAAATATCTTAGCTACAGAAATACAATCCAATATTCATAATACTTCTTTAAGTCCTGAAAATATTTTCACTGCAATTTCATCACTTCATAAGAGAGTTCAAGGTTCATATGCAGCAATTGCCTTGATATCTGGATATGGCTTATTGGCTTTTCGAGACCCTTTTGGTATTAGGCCTTTAGTTTTAGGCCGAAGATTTGATGAACAAGGAAAACAAGAATGGATAGTGGCAAGTGAATCTCTAGTGTTAGAAAATAATGATTTTGACGTCGTTCGTGATGTATTACCTGGAGAAGCCATTTTTATATCAGATGAAGGTGAGTTTTTTTCCAAGCAATGTTCCAGTAATCCACAACTATTTCCTTGCTCCTTTGAATATGTTTATTTAGCTAGGCCTGATTCTGTAATGAATGGTATATCAGTCTATGAAGCAAGGTTAAGAATGGGAGATAATCTTGCAAATACAATTAAAAAACAAATTAATTCTGGAGATATTGATGTTGTTATGCCTATTCCTGATTCTTCACGTCCATCAGCAATGCAAGTTGCTAGGCAGCTAGGTCTTGAATATAGAGAAGGGTTTTTTAAGAATCGTTATGTAGGAAGAACATTTATTATGCCTGGTCAAGCACAGCGTAAGAAATCAGTTCGTCAAAAGTTAAATGCTATGAGTAGTGAATTTAAAGGTAAAAATGTTTTACTTGTAGATGATTCAATTGTAAGAGGCACTACATCTAGAGAAATTGTTCAAATGGCTAAATTTGCAGGTGCTAATAAAGTGATATTTACTTCAGCTGCACCTCCGATTCGATATCCTCATGTTTATGGAATTAATATGCCTTCAAAGCACGAGTTAATTGCTTATAATAAATCTATTAATGAAGTTCAAGATCTATTGCTTTCAGATTCTTTAGTTTATCAAGAAATTAATGATTTAGAATCAGCTATACTTAAAAGATCTGATGTTCAACATCTAGATATGTCATGTTTTAATGGACATTATGTTACAGGTAACGTAAGTGAAGAATACCTGGAATGGGTTGAATCTAAATATAGTTCTTAA
- the dnaN gene encoding DNA polymerase III subunit beta, with protein sequence MKLVCSQSELNSAIQLVSRAVATRPTHPVLANILLTADEGTGKLSLTGFDLNLGIQTSLNASVEISGAITLPAKLFGEIISKLSSEFPITLVKNESTDQVELISKSGIYQVRSMAADDFPELPIVQNESFLKVNSNSFAYALKSTLFASSSDEAKQILTGVNLCFEGTSLKSAATDGHRLAVLNLTEVLSTSSNNSENQESIEITLPSRSLREVERFLSTCNSNTEISFFYDQGQVVFISSDQIVTTRTLDGSYPNYKQLIPDTFKHELILDRKIFISALDRISVLAEQHNNVIKIATNKKLNILNITADAQDLGSGSESIPIKFDSEDIQIAFNSRYLLEGLKVINTDNISLKFNAPTTPAIFTPSDEDTSFIYLVMPVQIRS encoded by the coding sequence ATGAAACTTGTTTGCTCACAATCTGAATTAAATTCAGCTATACAATTGGTTAGTAGAGCTGTAGCTACTAGACCAACTCATCCTGTATTAGCGAATATATTGCTAACAGCTGATGAAGGAACTGGGAAATTAAGTCTTACTGGTTTTGACCTGAATTTAGGAATTCAAACTTCATTAAATGCTTCAGTTGAAATAAGTGGTGCAATAACTTTACCAGCTAAACTTTTTGGTGAAATTATTTCAAAACTTTCCTCTGAATTTCCTATCACCCTTGTTAAAAATGAATCTACTGATCAAGTTGAATTAATAAGTAAAAGTGGAATTTATCAAGTTAGATCTATGGCTGCAGATGATTTCCCAGAATTACCAATTGTTCAAAATGAATCATTTTTGAAAGTTAATTCTAATTCTTTTGCATATGCATTAAAATCCACCTTATTTGCTAGTAGCTCTGATGAAGCAAAACAAATTTTAACAGGAGTTAATCTTTGTTTTGAAGGAACTTCTTTAAAGTCAGCAGCAACTGATGGACATAGATTAGCTGTTTTAAATCTTACTGAAGTTTTATCTACATCATCGAATAACTCAGAAAATCAGGAATCTATTGAAATTACTTTACCATCAAGATCATTAAGAGAAGTTGAACGTTTTCTTAGTACTTGTAATTCGAATACAGAAATTAGTTTTTTTTATGACCAAGGACAAGTTGTTTTTATATCTTCTGATCAAATAGTAACTACAAGAACATTAGATGGATCTTACCCTAATTATAAACAGCTTATTCCAGATACTTTTAAACATGAATTGATATTAGATAGAAAAATATTTATTTCCGCCTTAGATAGAATATCAGTTTTAGCTGAACAACATAATAACGTTATTAAAATAGCAACTAATAAAAAATTAAATATTTTAAATATTACTGCTGATGCTCAAGATTTAGGTAGTGGTTCTGAATCTATTCCAATAAAGTTTGATTCTGAAGATATTCAAATAGCTTTTAACTCAAGATATTTACTTGAAGGTTTGAAGGTTATTAATACTGATAATATCTCTTTAAAATTCAATGCTCCTACTACACCAGCTATTTTCACGCCTTCCGATGAAGATACAAGTTTTATTTATTTAGTGATGCCAGTACAAATACGTTCTTAA